One window of the Allosaccharopolyspora coralli genome contains the following:
- the hemQ gene encoding hydrogen peroxide-dependent heme synthase yields the protein MARLNYAELNDTVRYTMWSVFRIEQGSLPEDRDKAGQATQEFLEGLEESGVEVRGVYDVSGLRADADYMIWWLAEDIEAVQAAYTDFRRATPLGQSSEPVWSNVAVHRPAEFNKSHVPAFMAGEDPKRYVCVYPFVRSYEWYLLPDDERRTMLADHGKAARDYPDVRANTVPAFGLGDYEWVLAFEADELHRIVDLMWKMRYTEARLHVREEVPFYTGRSVDVADLVARLP from the coding sequence ATGGCGCGCTTGAACTACGCGGAACTGAACGACACCGTCCGCTACACCATGTGGTCGGTCTTCCGGATCGAGCAGGGTTCGCTGCCGGAGGACCGGGACAAGGCAGGCCAGGCGACCCAGGAGTTCCTGGAAGGACTGGAGGAATCCGGCGTCGAAGTCCGTGGTGTCTACGACGTGTCCGGGCTGCGCGCCGACGCCGACTACATGATCTGGTGGCTCGCCGAGGACATCGAGGCCGTGCAAGCGGCCTACACGGACTTCCGCCGCGCGACGCCGCTGGGGCAGAGCTCGGAGCCGGTGTGGAGCAACGTGGCCGTGCACCGTCCCGCCGAGTTCAACAAGAGCCACGTCCCGGCGTTCATGGCGGGCGAGGACCCCAAGCGCTACGTCTGCGTGTACCCGTTCGTGCGCTCGTACGAGTGGTACCTGCTGCCGGACGACGAGCGCCGCACGATGCTCGCCGACCACGGCAAGGCGGCCCGCGACTACCCGGACGTGCGCGCGAACACCGTTCCCGCCTTCGGACTCGGCGACTACGAGTGGGTGCTGGCTTTCGAGGCTGACGAGCTGCACCGGATCGTGGACCTGATGTGGAAGATGCGCTACACCGAGGCGCGGCTGCACGTGCGCGAGGAAGTTCCCTTCTACACCGGCCGCAGCGTGGACGTGGCCGACCTGGTCGCCCGCCTGCCCTGA
- a CDS encoding alpha/beta hydrolase: protein MPRLRSRVGVLLLPLLIVLTACSAGPSQRPPVAYRDGEQQVAPAPQPPKPAPVPELGPPGSDRLAWQDCAGATQEALGSPLDPALRVQCAQLLTDLDPPGFPTQGTAQLSLLSAGTGSVPLVVVNDAGGQPGTLFAAELATRMSPEMLATYRIIGMDRRGTGQSDPADCVPSADRSALVGFDPKATDRASLDRLLESVRSSSQECLLDLDDRLPAYDTWRTAADLEELRRELQVPKLHALGRGEGSRVLTTYSERYPATVGRMVLDGAPDPQLDARGRGEAQAQAAENSFDAFSTDCAARPDCPLGPDPRRTVLDLVERTRTAPLETPEAQVTAGALVRGMKLGLSDRDRWPELANALAAADRGDGAPMARIVAPLSRGSGTFPPRIDAELITTCNDTTLRIPPERTADIAADWVEKFPLFGGVSAQYLLWCGQWPVPQQPLPSPRAPGLPPIPVVSTAHDPLVPALSSRHMAEQLPSGVVLNWLGAGHGGVGRSECVTSAISRFFVNGEVPPEGTACPA, encoded by the coding sequence GTGCCGCGCTTGCGTTCCCGCGTCGGGGTGCTCCTGCTGCCGCTGCTCATCGTGCTCACGGCGTGTTCGGCGGGACCGTCGCAACGCCCTCCGGTGGCCTACCGCGACGGGGAGCAACAGGTGGCCCCCGCGCCGCAGCCGCCGAAACCCGCTCCGGTGCCCGAACTCGGTCCGCCCGGATCGGACAGGCTCGCGTGGCAGGACTGTGCGGGGGCGACGCAAGAGGCGCTGGGCAGCCCGCTGGATCCGGCGCTGCGGGTGCAGTGTGCCCAGCTGCTCACCGACCTGGATCCGCCGGGCTTTCCGACCCAGGGCACGGCGCAACTGTCTCTGCTCAGCGCCGGAACCGGCAGCGTTCCACTCGTGGTGGTCAACGACGCGGGTGGGCAGCCGGGGACCCTGTTCGCCGCCGAGCTCGCTACCCGCATGTCCCCGGAGATGCTCGCCACCTACCGGATCATCGGGATGGACCGGCGCGGCACCGGGCAGTCCGATCCGGCGGACTGCGTGCCGAGTGCCGACCGGTCGGCACTCGTCGGTTTCGACCCGAAGGCGACAGACCGGGCGAGCCTCGACCGGCTGCTCGAGTCGGTGCGCTCGTCCAGTCAGGAGTGCCTGCTCGACCTCGACGACCGGCTCCCCGCCTACGACACCTGGCGCACCGCAGCCGACCTCGAAGAACTTCGCCGGGAGCTGCAGGTACCGAAGTTGCACGCGCTCGGCCGGGGTGAGGGGTCGCGGGTGCTGACCACGTACTCGGAGCGCTACCCCGCGACCGTGGGACGGATGGTGCTCGACGGCGCGCCAGATCCCCAACTCGACGCGCGTGGTCGCGGCGAGGCACAGGCGCAGGCCGCTGAGAACAGCTTCGACGCGTTCAGCACGGACTGCGCGGCACGTCCCGACTGCCCACTCGGACCCGACCCCCGCAGGACTGTGCTCGATCTCGTGGAGCGCACCCGGACCGCGCCGCTGGAGACGCCGGAAGCTCAGGTCACCGCAGGCGCGCTGGTGCGCGGTATGAAGCTGGGCCTCTCCGACCGTGACCGGTGGCCGGAACTCGCGAATGCGCTCGCGGCCGCCGACCGCGGCGACGGTGCGCCGATGGCGCGGATCGTGGCACCGCTGTCCCGTGGGAGCGGCACCTTCCCCCCTCGCATCGACGCGGAACTCATCACGACGTGCAACGACACGACGCTGCGCATCCCGCCGGAACGCACTGCGGACATCGCGGCAGACTGGGTGGAGAAGTTCCCCTTGTTCGGAGGCGTGTCCGCGCAGTACCTCCTGTGGTGCGGGCAATGGCCGGTGCCGCAACAACCCTTGCCGTCGCCGCGCGCCCCCGGACTCCCGCCGATCCCGGTGGTCTCGACCGCACACGATCCACTCGTGCCGGCGTTGAGCAGCAGACACATGGCAGAGCAGCTGCCGTCCGGGGTCGTGTTGAACTGGCTCGGTGCCGGACACGGCGGTGTCGGTCGCTCCGAGTGCGTGACTTCCGCGATCAGCAGGTTCTTCGTCAACGGCGAGGTTCCACCGGAAGGTACCGCCTGCCCCGCATGA
- a CDS encoding histone deacetylase: MRSRGTLLTGGIYFATHSPVWNGGRALFDPDLPGTAAARAWLVTPQQFADIAAQEMYREPGEDLDLDEVLRTGRAAMGPGRYETLLYVGDVDGYPQLTFTADHGHRDVDPVPPSAPYLAMLVGGLQEAHGWSPEATADYLASRPGIGTWNAEAILAACIDDRSAP, translated from the coding sequence GTGCGTTCGCGCGGAACCCTGCTGACAGGCGGCATCTACTTCGCAACGCACTCCCCCGTCTGGAACGGCGGACGTGCCCTGTTCGATCCGGACCTTCCCGGTACGGCCGCCGCGCGAGCGTGGCTGGTCACCCCGCAACAATTCGCCGACATCGCCGCGCAAGAGATGTACCGCGAGCCGGGAGAAGACCTCGACCTGGACGAGGTACTCCGCACCGGACGTGCAGCGATGGGACCGGGACGCTACGAAACGCTGCTGTACGTCGGCGACGTGGACGGCTACCCCCAACTGACCTTCACCGCCGACCACGGCCACCGAGACGTCGATCCCGTCCCTCCATCAGCGCCCTACCTCGCCATGCTCGTCGGCGGTCTGCAGGAAGCCCACGGCTGGAGTCCGGAGGCGACCGCGGACTACCTCGCGTCCCGTCCCGGCATCGGAACCTGGAACGCCGAGGCCATCCTCGCTGCATGCATCGACGATCGCAGCGCCCCCTGA
- a CDS encoding DNA polymerase domain-containing protein, whose protein sequence is MVESWEFEVEGPGGVRQLSLSNPEKVYFPERGFTKRQLVEYYLTVAEPLLGAVGDRPTTLKRYPGGVTSEPFYAKRVPKGAPEWVGTARVAFPSGRTAWQVCPGEPAVLAWAAGLGTLDFHPWPVRSGDTDHPDEVRVDLDPQPGTDFTDAVRVAGVLREVLDEAGLAGFPKTSGGRGVHVLVRIAPRWDFIQVRRAVIALAREVQRRIPELATVEWWKVDRGERVFLDFNQAARDRTVASAWSVRGTPRATVSTPVTWEQLGEVDPDDFDLATAPQWLAEHGDAHATLDDVEHSLDVLLDWYARDESERGLGEMPYPPDYPKMPGEPTRSRKA, encoded by the coding sequence GTGGTCGAATCGTGGGAGTTCGAGGTCGAGGGTCCGGGCGGAGTACGGCAACTGAGCCTGTCGAACCCGGAAAAGGTGTACTTCCCGGAACGAGGATTCACCAAGCGGCAGCTCGTGGAGTACTACCTGACGGTCGCCGAGCCACTGCTGGGTGCGGTGGGCGACCGCCCCACGACGCTGAAGCGCTATCCCGGCGGCGTGACGAGTGAGCCCTTCTACGCCAAGCGTGTTCCCAAGGGGGCACCCGAATGGGTGGGCACGGCCCGGGTGGCGTTCCCGTCCGGCCGGACGGCGTGGCAGGTCTGCCCGGGCGAGCCCGCTGTGCTGGCGTGGGCGGCCGGCCTGGGCACGCTCGACTTCCATCCCTGGCCGGTGCGCTCGGGCGACACCGATCACCCCGACGAGGTGCGCGTCGATCTGGATCCGCAGCCGGGCACCGATTTCACCGACGCCGTGCGGGTCGCGGGCGTGTTGCGGGAGGTCCTGGACGAGGCGGGCCTGGCCGGTTTCCCGAAGACCTCAGGTGGGCGCGGTGTGCACGTGCTGGTGCGGATCGCGCCGCGCTGGGACTTCATCCAGGTGCGCCGGGCAGTGATCGCGCTCGCACGAGAGGTGCAGCGCCGGATCCCGGAGCTGGCCACGGTGGAGTGGTGGAAGGTCGACCGGGGCGAGCGGGTGTTCCTCGACTTCAACCAGGCGGCCCGGGACCGGACGGTGGCCTCGGCGTGGTCGGTGCGGGGCACCCCGCGGGCGACGGTCTCCACCCCGGTGACCTGGGAGCAGCTCGGTGAGGTCGACCCGGACGACTTCGACCTGGCGACGGCGCCGCAGTGGCTCGCCGAGCACGGCGACGCGCACGCGACGTTGGACGACGTGGAACATTCCCTCGACGTGCTGCTCGACTGGTACGCCAGGGACGAGAGCGAGCGGGGGCTGGGGGAGATGCCGTACCCGCCCGACTACCCGAAGATGCCCGGCGAGCCCACCCGCTCTCGAAAGGCGTGA
- the msrB gene encoding peptide-methionine (R)-S-oxide reductase MsrB translates to MEPIVGATPKVVKSDQEWKQHLDPYEYSVLRNGATEPAYTGEYTETKTTGVYECRACGTELFRSDEKFESHCGWPSFFDPKDSDAVLLREDRSLGMVRVEVLCATCHSHLGHVFEGEGYDTPTDQRYCINSIALRLIPAE, encoded by the coding sequence ATGGAACCCATCGTCGGCGCCACCCCCAAGGTCGTGAAGTCCGACCAGGAATGGAAGCAGCACCTCGATCCGTATGAGTACTCGGTGCTGCGTAACGGAGCAACCGAACCGGCCTACACCGGTGAATACACCGAGACCAAGACCACCGGCGTGTACGAGTGCCGGGCGTGCGGGACGGAGCTGTTCCGCAGCGACGAGAAGTTCGAGTCGCACTGCGGCTGGCCGTCGTTCTTCGACCCGAAGGACAGCGACGCGGTCCTGCTGCGTGAGGACCGCAGTCTCGGCATGGTGCGCGTCGAGGTGCTGTGCGCGACCTGCCACAGCCATCTCGGGCACGTCTTCGAGGGCGAGGGTTACGACACGCCGACCGACCAGCGCTACTGCATCAACTCGATCGCTCTGCGTCTGATCCCGGCCGAGTAA
- a CDS encoding EamA family transporter: MAYTEGAGRSAAIASRALGAVPPPLLVGLGMISLQVGAAFAKQLFATAGASGVVLLRLFFAALILVIIWRPTWRMDRHTFAVVAGYGVVLAGMNICIYQSFARIPLGIAVTIEFLGPLAVAVFGSRRKLDLVWAVLAALGVLLLSRVEGGLDPVGVLFALAAAVLWASYIIMGAKLGSHTTGGAGLAMGMVFGTAVALPFGLIETGTTLLTPGILAVGVLVALMSSVVPYSLELEALRSIPPRVFGVLMSLEPAVAALAGLLVLGELLGWTQWLAVACVVVASVGATRTSPTRDTGAN, from the coding sequence GTGGCGTACACGGAGGGTGCCGGGCGGAGTGCGGCGATCGCCTCTCGGGCGCTCGGGGCCGTGCCGCCGCCGTTGCTCGTCGGCCTCGGCATGATCAGCCTCCAGGTCGGCGCCGCCTTCGCCAAGCAGCTGTTCGCGACCGCCGGCGCCTCCGGCGTGGTGCTGCTGCGGTTGTTCTTCGCGGCGCTGATCCTGGTGATCATCTGGCGGCCGACGTGGCGGATGGATCGCCACACCTTCGCCGTCGTCGCGGGTTACGGCGTGGTGCTGGCCGGCATGAACATCTGCATCTACCAGTCGTTCGCCCGCATCCCGCTGGGTATCGCCGTCACGATCGAGTTCCTCGGGCCGCTCGCGGTGGCGGTCTTCGGCTCGCGTCGCAAACTCGACCTCGTCTGGGCCGTGCTGGCCGCCCTCGGCGTCCTGCTGCTCTCCCGGGTGGAGGGCGGGCTCGACCCGGTCGGTGTGCTGTTCGCGCTCGCTGCGGCGGTGCTGTGGGCGAGCTACATCATCATGGGCGCCAAACTCGGCAGCCACACCACCGGCGGCGCCGGACTCGCGATGGGCATGGTGTTCGGCACGGCGGTGGCGCTGCCGTTCGGTCTGATCGAGACCGGAACCACCCTGCTGACGCCGGGCATCCTTGCGGTCGGTGTGCTCGTAGCGCTGATGTCGTCGGTGGTTCCGTATTCGCTGGAGCTGGAGGCGCTCCGTTCGATCCCGCCCCGCGTGTTCGGGGTGCTGATGAGTCTCGAACCGGCCGTCGCGGCCCTCGCCGGTCTCCTCGTTCTCGGCGAGTTGCTCGGCTGGACGCAATGGCTGGCGGTGGCGTGCGTCGTGGTCGCGTCCGTAGGCGCCACCCGAACCAGTCCGACCCGTGACACGGGAGCGAATTGA
- a CDS encoding 2-dehydropantoate 2-reductase translates to MTSRQTRIAVIGAGAIGGVLTAAAHDAGHAVTLCVRTPFDHFVIDRPGGTDEPAVRVATDPREIGEVDWILLTTKVQDVPGAARWLRALDNGRAPIVVVQNGIEHDESVAAFDLRGPVVPALIYVGAERVSPGHVVQHTPTSMIVPAAEHGTAFSDLFGPDGPTVRLTENFRTDAWRKLLTNLAANPITALTSRRLEVFDEDSIRELALAVLTEAVAAGRADGAELDDDEAESVLAACVEQFPRDAGTSMLYDRLAGRPTEHEHIIAPMVAAAEHHGIPAPHNRTLLALMRALRP, encoded by the coding sequence GTGACTTCACGACAGACACGCATCGCCGTCATCGGTGCCGGTGCGATCGGCGGGGTGCTCACCGCCGCCGCGCACGACGCCGGGCACGCAGTGACCCTGTGCGTCCGGACTCCGTTCGATCACTTCGTCATCGACCGGCCCGGCGGCACCGACGAGCCCGCGGTCCGGGTCGCCACCGACCCGAGGGAGATCGGCGAGGTCGACTGGATCCTGCTGACGACGAAGGTGCAGGACGTTCCGGGCGCCGCCAGGTGGCTGCGGGCGCTGGACAACGGCCGGGCGCCGATCGTCGTGGTACAGAACGGGATCGAGCACGACGAGTCGGTGGCGGCGTTCGACCTGCGCGGCCCCGTGGTGCCCGCGTTGATCTACGTCGGGGCGGAGCGGGTCTCCCCCGGCCATGTCGTGCAGCACACGCCCACGAGCATGATCGTCCCGGCGGCGGAGCACGGCACGGCGTTCTCCGACCTGTTCGGACCGGACGGGCCGACGGTCCGGCTCACCGAGAACTTCCGCACCGACGCATGGCGGAAGTTGCTGACGAACCTCGCCGCGAATCCGATCACCGCGTTGACCTCCCGCCGGCTCGAGGTCTTCGACGAGGACAGCATCCGCGAGTTGGCACTGGCCGTGCTGACCGAGGCGGTCGCCGCCGGTCGCGCGGACGGTGCGGAGCTCGACGACGACGAGGCCGAATCGGTGCTCGCCGCGTGTGTGGAACAGTTCCCGCGCGACGCGGGAACCTCCATGCTCTACGACCGTCTCGCTGGCAGGCCGACCGAACACGAACACATCATCGCGCCGATGGTCGCCGCGGCCGAGCACCACGGCATACCGGCGCCGCACAACCGCACCCTGCTCGCACTCATGCGCGCGTTGCGCCCGTAG
- a CDS encoding long-chain-fatty-acid--CoA ligase yields the protein MHVALSPLEFARRTRRLYPDREAVVDGEFRADYEQFFHRCDQWSAVLQELGVRKGDRVAYVAPNTHAQLESFYAVPQIGAVLVPINYRLSADDIAYIVEHSGARVLCVHADQLDTVDSVRDQLTGVERFVALEGARDRWEDYETMLAASSGEYAAPEIDETDLLTINYTSGTTARPKGVMITHRNAYLNSIGTLLHAPIEIGQRYLWTLPMFHANGWTYTWTVTAAAATHVCVRQVDPALVFDLIRTESVSWLSAAPTVLIALASASPEVRGEVRPGVRVTTAGAAPAAATIERLEGEFGWDILHVYGLTETAPFITVCEPRPEHASLPESERATVKARQGVELISSGELKTVDDNGGEVPWDGQTLGELVVRGNVVMEGYYRDPEATQQAIGDGWFHTGDAAVTHPDGYVEIRDRIKDVIISGGENISSIEVEGALLRHPAVRESAVVGLPHEKWGETPHAFVVCDEGASVTEDELIAFARDQLTHFKAPRGVSFVDELPKTATGKLQKYVLRKTSSAVAPQ from the coding sequence ATGCATGTCGCGCTGTCACCGTTGGAGTTCGCCCGGCGCACACGACGGCTGTACCCGGACCGCGAGGCTGTCGTCGACGGCGAGTTCCGGGCGGACTACGAACAGTTCTTCCACCGCTGTGATCAGTGGTCCGCGGTGCTGCAGGAGCTGGGCGTCCGCAAGGGTGACCGGGTCGCCTACGTGGCCCCCAACACTCACGCCCAGCTCGAATCCTTCTATGCCGTACCGCAGATCGGAGCGGTGCTGGTCCCGATCAACTACCGGCTCTCTGCGGACGACATCGCCTACATCGTCGAGCACTCGGGAGCGCGCGTGCTGTGCGTGCACGCCGACCAGCTCGACACCGTCGACTCGGTCCGCGATCAGCTCACCGGCGTCGAGCGCTTCGTCGCACTCGAAGGTGCTCGGGACCGCTGGGAGGACTACGAGACGATGCTCGCCGCTTCGTCGGGTGAGTACGCAGCTCCCGAGATCGACGAGACCGACCTGCTGACGATCAACTACACCAGCGGCACGACGGCGCGCCCCAAAGGCGTGATGATCACGCATCGCAACGCCTACCTGAACAGCATCGGAACGTTGCTGCACGCGCCCATCGAGATCGGCCAGCGCTACCTGTGGACACTGCCGATGTTCCACGCGAACGGATGGACCTACACCTGGACGGTCACCGCGGCGGCGGCCACTCACGTCTGTGTGCGACAGGTCGACCCCGCTCTCGTCTTCGACCTGATCCGCACCGAGAGTGTGTCCTGGCTCTCGGCAGCGCCCACGGTCCTGATCGCGCTCGCCTCCGCCTCGCCCGAGGTCCGTGGCGAGGTCCGTCCCGGCGTGCGGGTCACGACCGCGGGAGCGGCGCCGGCAGCCGCCACGATCGAACGTCTCGAGGGCGAGTTCGGTTGGGACATCCTGCACGTCTACGGCCTCACCGAAACCGCACCGTTCATCACGGTGTGCGAACCGAGGCCGGAACACGCGTCCCTGCCGGAGAGCGAGCGGGCGACGGTCAAGGCTCGCCAAGGCGTGGAGCTCATCAGTTCCGGCGAGCTCAAGACGGTCGACGACAACGGCGGCGAGGTCCCCTGGGACGGGCAGACACTCGGTGAGCTCGTGGTCCGCGGCAACGTCGTGATGGAGGGCTACTACCGCGATCCGGAGGCGACGCAACAGGCGATCGGCGACGGCTGGTTCCACACCGGCGACGCCGCCGTGACGCATCCGGACGGATACGTGGAGATCCGCGACCGCATCAAGGACGTCATCATCAGCGGCGGCGAGAACATCTCCTCGATCGAGGTCGAAGGCGCGTTACTGCGGCACCCCGCGGTGCGGGAGTCCGCCGTGGTCGGGCTGCCGCACGAGAAGTGGGGTGAGACCCCGCACGCCTTCGTGGTGTGCGACGAAGGTGCCAGCGTGACCGAGGACGAGCTCATCGCCTTCGCCCGCGACCAGCTCACGCACTTCAAGGCGCCCCGGGGCGTCAGCTTCGTCGACGAACTCCCCAAGACCGCGACCGGGAAGTTGCAGAAGTACGTGCTGCGGAAAACCTCGTCCGCGGTCGCGCCGCAATAG
- the hemE gene encoding uroporphyrinogen decarboxylase, which yields MTKPAPVSPRRDLTDAPLLVAARGGVPEHTPVWFMRQAGRSLPEYRAAREGVPMLQACLTPELVCEVTAQPVRRHGVDAAILFSDIVLPLYAAGVGLDIVAGTGPVVEDPVRSAAEVAALPELTPEHVANVGEAIRLLLTELGSTPLIGFAGAPFTLASYLVEGGPSRNHERTKALMHAEPETWHALLDKLAGTAVTFLRTQIESGVDAVQLFDSWAGALSLREYREFVEPHTRRIFSEIAQSGGHVPKIHFGVGTGELLGAMRTTGADVVGVDWRVPLDVAADRLAAAAPHAPAPVVQGNLDPAVLFAGEEAVSREVRRILAEGRAAGGHLFNLGHGVLPTTDPGVLTRVVELVHAETARR from the coding sequence ATGACGAAACCCGCACCGGTCTCGCCTCGTCGGGACCTCACCGATGCCCCTCTGCTCGTGGCCGCCCGCGGTGGCGTCCCGGAGCACACGCCCGTCTGGTTCATGCGTCAGGCGGGGCGGTCTCTTCCCGAGTACCGGGCGGCGCGGGAGGGCGTGCCGATGCTGCAGGCGTGCCTGACTCCGGAGCTCGTCTGCGAGGTCACCGCCCAACCGGTTCGCAGGCACGGGGTCGACGCGGCGATCCTGTTCAGCGACATCGTGCTCCCGCTGTACGCGGCCGGCGTCGGCCTGGACATCGTCGCGGGAACCGGTCCGGTCGTGGAGGACCCGGTGCGGTCGGCCGCCGAGGTCGCCGCGCTGCCCGAGCTGACACCGGAGCACGTCGCGAACGTCGGCGAGGCGATCCGGCTGCTGCTCACCGAACTCGGGAGCACTCCGCTGATCGGCTTCGCAGGCGCCCCGTTCACGCTCGCCTCGTATCTTGTGGAAGGCGGTCCGAGCCGCAATCACGAGCGGACCAAGGCGCTCATGCACGCCGAGCCGGAGACCTGGCACGCGCTGCTGGACAAGCTCGCAGGCACGGCGGTGACCTTCCTGCGGACGCAGATCGAGTCCGGAGTGGACGCGGTGCAGCTGTTCGACTCCTGGGCAGGTGCGTTGTCGTTGCGGGAGTACCGTGAATTCGTCGAGCCACACACGCGACGGATCTTCTCCGAGATCGCGCAGTCCGGCGGGCACGTGCCGAAGATCCACTTCGGGGTCGGCACCGGTGAGCTGCTCGGTGCGATGCGGACGACGGGAGCCGACGTGGTCGGCGTCGACTGGCGGGTGCCCCTCGACGTCGCCGCCGATCGGCTCGCGGCGGCAGCCCCGCACGCGCCTGCTCCGGTGGTCCAGGGCAACCTCGACCCGGCGGTGCTGTTCGCCGGTGAGGAAGCGGTGAGTCGTGAGGTGCGCCGGATCCTGGCTGAGGGCCGGGCGGCCGGAGGGCACCTGTTCAACCTCGGCCACGGAGTGCTGCCGACGACCGACCCCGGTGTGCTGACCCGCGTCGTCGAACTCGTGCACGCGGAGACCGCACGCCGGTGA
- a CDS encoding PIN domain-containing protein → MTDLLVLDASAAVYACTDVSECADELMDRLSHVECHAPHLVDAEVGHTMRNQVIRTSGHLVDHRYPHTAPLAEAAWALRGVLTFSDALCRSPWPHGSTFRC, encoded by the coding sequence GTGACTGATCTGCTCGTGCTGGACGCCTCAGCGGCCGTGTACGCGTGCACCGACGTCTCCGAATGCGCGGACGAGCTGATGGATCGGTTGTCCCACGTTGAGTGCCACGCGCCGCATCTCGTGGATGCGGAAGTCGGCCACACCATGCGCAACCAGGTCATCCGGACGAGTGGACACCTGGTCGACCATCGATACCCGCACACTGCTCCGCTGGCGGAGGCGGCTTGGGCGTTGCGTGGTGTGCTCACATTCTCTGACGCACTGTGTAGGTCGCCTTGGCCGCACGGCTCGACGTTCCGCTGCTGA
- the hemG gene encoding protoporphyrinogen oxidase, giving the protein MPRTVAVVGGGLAGLSAAHRLRRTLGAEARIVLIEQTAQLGGKGRTVELAGAPYDIGAEAFLARRPEVLRLADELGIADEVVAPSGASATIRAGGRTSPLPGGTFMGVPSSAESVAPVLSEQGLATVRAEQDLPPVPWSAADVSLGLLLRERMGDEVVDRLVDPLLGGVYAGSADGLGLRAVAPALASALDAGAGSVTEAARASVSPAQGQGPKAPVFGAFRGGYRRLADELVRQARPEVRCGCPVRSLVRRELGWRLEIGSAPAPDTLETDAVVLAVPPPSARKLLTGVAPVAAEAFAEVDLASMVVLGLALPPETTLPDSSGVLIARGETRADGTRLTAKAFTFSSRKWPHLRGAGGEVLVRGSVGRAGEESVLRLGDSELLDAVIGDLADLTGVRARPVETVVARWGGGLPQYGVGHGEKVAEIERCVSGIPGLAVAGAALHGVGVPACLATGEAAAADITGYLLGSGRDAVGP; this is encoded by the coding sequence GTGCCACGCACGGTCGCCGTCGTCGGTGGGGGGCTTGCCGGTCTGAGCGCGGCCCATCGTCTCCGCAGGACGCTCGGTGCCGAGGCTCGGATCGTGCTGATCGAACAGACCGCTCAGCTCGGCGGCAAGGGACGGACTGTCGAGCTCGCGGGTGCTCCCTACGACATCGGGGCGGAGGCCTTCCTCGCACGCAGGCCGGAGGTGCTGAGGCTGGCTGACGAGCTCGGCATCGCCGACGAGGTGGTGGCTCCGAGCGGGGCTTCGGCGACGATCCGCGCGGGCGGCAGGACGTCGCCGCTGCCGGGCGGCACGTTCATGGGGGTTCCGTCGTCGGCGGAGTCAGTGGCACCGGTGCTCTCCGAGCAGGGGCTTGCGACGGTCCGTGCCGAGCAGGATCTGCCGCCAGTTCCGTGGTCGGCGGCCGACGTGTCGCTCGGACTGCTGCTGCGGGAGCGTATGGGCGACGAAGTCGTCGACCGCCTCGTCGACCCGCTGCTCGGCGGTGTCTACGCGGGAAGTGCCGACGGGCTGGGCCTGCGTGCGGTGGCGCCCGCGCTGGCTTCGGCGCTCGACGCCGGTGCGGGATCGGTTACCGAGGCCGCCCGCGCGAGCGTTTCGCCCGCGCAAGGGCAAGGGCCGAAGGCTCCGGTGTTCGGCGCGTTCCGGGGCGGGTACCGACGCCTGGCCGACGAGCTCGTGCGACAGGCGCGCCCGGAGGTCCGATGTGGCTGCCCGGTGCGCTCGCTGGTTCGGCGCGAGCTGGGGTGGCGGCTGGAGATCGGCTCGGCTCCGGCGCCCGACACACTCGAGACCGACGCCGTTGTGCTCGCGGTGCCGCCACCGTCGGCGCGCAAGCTGTTGACCGGGGTGGCCCCGGTCGCGGCCGAGGCGTTCGCGGAAGTCGACCTCGCCTCGATGGTGGTCCTGGGGCTCGCGTTGCCGCCGGAGACGACCTTGCCGGACTCGTCCGGGGTGCTGATCGCCCGTGGTGAGACGCGGGCCGACGGGACGCGTCTCACCGCCAAGGCGTTCACCTTCTCGAGCCGGAAGTGGCCGCACCTTCGCGGCGCCGGGGGAGAGGTCCTCGTTCGCGGTTCGGTGGGGCGCGCAGGCGAGGAGTCGGTGCTGCGCCTCGGCGACTCCGAACTGCTCGACGCCGTGATCGGTGATCTCGCCGACCTCACCGGAGTCCGTGCTCGGCCGGTCGAGACGGTCGTCGCGCGCTGGGGCGGTGGTCTGCCCCAGTACGGCGTCGGTCACGGGGAGAAGGTCGCCGAGATCGAACGCTGCGTGTCCGGGATCCCCGGTCTCGCCGTTGCCGGTGCGGCCCTGCACGGAGTCGGCGTGCCTGCGTGTCTCGCGACGGGTGAAGCCGCTGCGGCGGACATCACGGGGTACCTGCTGGGGTCCGGCCGCGACGCGGTGGGACCATGA